The window GCCCGTGGCCCGCGGCGCAGGCACGGTCACGCGGTCGTGCTGCTGACCCCGGGCGGTGGTTCGACCGGTGCGGTGGTGGGCCGGGGGTCGGTGGGTACGGGGGAAACCGTGGCGGGTGGTCTGGTGCCCGCGGAGCTGCCCGCGCTGCTCGCCGCCGGAGACCTGGACCGTCGGCTGCCGATGGATCCGACCACCGGACGGGCGTTGCTGGCGTACCTCGGTGCGGCCCTCACCGCGCCGCCGGGCTGTTCCCCGTACCCCTGCGGTCCGAGCGGGGCGCGCGCCACCGTCCTGGCGTCGACGGTCGCGTTCCTGGCGGACGCCGGGCCGGGTGTCGGCCTCGCGCTCGGGCGGCCCGGGGTCGCCGCGGGGGCGGGCGAGGCGCCGAGCGAGGGGCACGCGCACGCGATGACCGAGTTCCGGACGCCCAGCGGCGTCCCGGTCGTCCAGACGTCGCAGGCGCTCGTCCTGGCGCCGTAACAAGACGGCCGCTGACCGGCGATCCCGCTTCCCGCAGACCTTCCGGTAGACTTTTCGGGTCGGTACCGGGGCGGCCTGCTGCCCGGTTCGAGATCGAGCTGGGAGGGTCACCATGCCGTCCGCGCCAGGCAAGGCGGAGAAGTCGGCACGGGCGCGGCGTCCGCGCGGCTCGATCAACCCCGCCGACATCATCGCGGGAGCGTTCGACTTCTTCCGGGACACGCCGGTCGAGCAGTGGAGCATTCCGCAGCTCGCCGCGCACCTCGACGTCGGCGTCACCAGCATCTACTGGTACTTCCGCACGAAGCGGGAGCTGGTCGCCGCGATGACCGAGGCGGCGCTGTCGTCGTTCTACGAGCGCATGCCGCCGCTGCGCGGGGACGACTGGGAAGGGCTGCTGCGCAACTTCTTCCTCGACTACCACCGTCTGCTGGCCGCCGACGACCTGGCGTGCGACCTGATCGTGCGGCAGATCGGGGCGTCCGGCGACGAGACGACCGCGCGGTCGTGGCCGCGGGCCCAGGAGCTGTTCACCGCGCTCGCCGACGCCGGGCTGCCCGACCCGATCGTGCAGCACGCGTTCTTCACGCTGTCGGTCTACACCCAGGGGTTCCTGCTGGTGGAGCGGAAGGGCAGGCACGCGCCGCCGCTGAACGCCGCGGGGTCCGACGACCCGTCGAGCGAGCTCGAGTTCGGCATCACGAACATCCTCCGCGGCCTGCGCCCCCTGCTGGAAACCCCGGCCCCGGCCCAGGCGCAGTCCGCCTGACGCGAAACTGGCCTCTAAGCCGCGCTTAGAGGCCAGTTTCGCGTCACGTCAGATGTTGAAGCGCTGGGCGGCGTCGATGCGGATCGTCGTGCCGTTCAGGTAGTCGTTGTCGACGATGGACAGGGCGAGCTTCGCGTACTCGTCGGGCTCGCCGAGCCGCTTCGGGTTCGGGATGTTGCTGCCGAACCGCTCCTGCGCCTGC is drawn from Cryptosporangium aurantiacum and contains these coding sequences:
- a CDS encoding TetR/AcrR family transcriptional regulator; translated protein: MPSAPGKAEKSARARRPRGSINPADIIAGAFDFFRDTPVEQWSIPQLAAHLDVGVTSIYWYFRTKRELVAAMTEAALSSFYERMPPLRGDDWEGLLRNFFLDYHRLLAADDLACDLIVRQIGASGDETTARSWPRAQELFTALADAGLPDPIVQHAFFTLSVYTQGFLLVERKGRHAPPLNAAGSDDPSSELEFGITNILRGLRPLLETPAPAQAQSA